In Kiritimatiellaceae bacterium, the genomic window GTCGCGATCCAGTACGGACTCAAAGGCCCTAATTTCTGCGTCACCAGCGCCTGTGCTTCAGCGACGCACTCGATCGGCGAAGCTCTGCGCATCATTCAGCACGGCGAAGCGGATGTCATGCTGGCGGGCGGAACCGAAGGTGCAATCACTCCGCTTGGCGTCGGCGGATTCTGCGCCCTGCGCGCGCTGACCACCCGTAACGACGATCCGGCCCGTGCCTCGCGTCCGTTCGATCTGAACCGCGACGGCTTCCTGATTGGCGAAGGCGCCGGTGTGATCGTCATCGAAAGCGAAGAGCATGCCAAAGCACGCGGCGCCAGAATTTACTGTGAACTCGCCGGTTACGGCCGCACCTGCGACGGGCACCACATCACCGCGCCGGATCCGGATGCCACACAGGCTGCCCGCGGCATGCGCCTTGCCTTTGAAGATGCCGGCCTGAAAGCCGAAGACATCGACTATGTTAACGCCCACGGAACCAGCACCTCGCTCAACGATAAGGGCGAAACGCTGGCGATCAAAAAAGCGCTCGGCGACCATGCCTATAAAGTGGCGGTCAGCTCCACCAAGTCGATGACCGGGCATCTGCTCGGAGCGGCTGGCGGCGTCGAAGCCATTATCTGTGCTTTGGCGATCAAGGAAGGTATCGTTCCGCCGACTATCAACTATGAAACGCCCGACCCGGACTGCGACCTCGACTACGTTCCGAACGTCGCCC contains:
- the fabF gene encoding beta-ketoacyl-ACP synthase II: MSRRKVVITGMGAITPIGNNLAEFWEGLQAGRSGGATITKIANLDGFTSTIAAEIKNFDPEQYISKKEVRKMDPFTQYGLIASIMAMQDSGLDLAKEDLERIGVIVSTGIGGLQIMEASQDTYRERGASRLSPFIIPVMITNIVAGHVAIQYGLKGPNFCVTSACASATHSIGEALRIIQHGEADVMLAGGTEGAITPLGVGGFCALRALTTRNDDPARASRPFDLNRDGFLIGEGAGVIVIESEEHAKARGARIYCELAGYGRTCDGHHITAPDPDATQAARGMRLAFEDAGLKAEDIDYVNAHGTSTSLNDKGETLAIKKALGDHAYKVAVSSTKSMTGHLLGAAGGVEAIICALAIKEGIVPPTINYETPDPDCDLDYVPNVARKMEVRAALSNSLGFGGHNATLCFKKA